The Desulfotignum phosphitoxidans DSM 13687 genome has a window encoding:
- a CDS encoding flavodoxin family protein — protein sequence MKVLVTYFSQSGNTEKIAKAICEEAAKTSYTDLKKLEEITPDMVAKYDCIFMGSPLHSGSLAAPVKECLSVLKSTSGQQMAGFITHMAPAYPEQDMDAFEEPMKTACREKGIEYRGCFDCQGFLAEAMHEPVQKKLGIDDETWAGMVKQMTGRPNQEDVDNAKAFVSRLFA from the coding sequence ATGAAGGTATTGGTCACTTATTTCAGCCAGAGCGGCAACACGGAAAAAATCGCCAAAGCTATCTGCGAAGAAGCAGCTAAAACCAGTTATACCGATTTAAAGAAACTTGAAGAAATTACCCCTGATATGGTTGCCAAATATGACTGCATTTTCATGGGGTCGCCTCTGCACTCCGGAAGCCTGGCCGCCCCGGTCAAAGAATGTTTAAGTGTTCTAAAGTCAACGTCCGGTCAACAGATGGCAGGGTTTATTACCCACATGGCACCTGCTTATCCGGAACAGGATATGGATGCTTTTGAAGAACCTATGAAAACCGCATGCAGAGAAAAAGGAATCGAATACAGGGGCTGTTTTGACTGCCAGGGATTTTTGGCTGAGGCGATGCATGAACCTGTGCAGAAAAAACTGGGCATTGATGATGAAACGTGGGCAGGGATGGTCAAACAGATGACCGGCCGTCCCAACCAGGAAGATGTGGACAATGCCAAAGCGTTCGTAAGTAGACTTTTTGCTTAA